In Plodia interpunctella isolate USDA-ARS_2022_Savannah chromosome 22, ilPloInte3.2, whole genome shotgun sequence, the following proteins share a genomic window:
- the Nf-YC gene encoding nuclear transcription factor Y subunit gamma produces the protein MSVCFFVPADQAGTSSEEIKTDGPEVEVCAETPQQTLQQFWSNVMTDIQKTTAEDFKTQALPLARIKKIMKLDEEVKMISAEAPVLFAKAAEIFIHELTLRAWSHTEDNKRRTLQRNDIAMAITKSDQFDFLIDIVPRHEVKPTKAREDPPRANSIPEQVQQQPAALTNHTGQPQIVLQPCAQIVQTSNASSSSTVGQGQVTLMQQVLTPSGELQQLPIQLTQAQLNMIRLQVQNNPSQPIIIQAQPQQSPQIIQVSSQAQHQPQQQVFLAQVASSQEDS, from the exons ATGTCGGTATGCTTCTTTGTGCCTGC TGACCAAGCCGGGACATCCAGCGAGGAGATAAAGACAGATGGACCCGAAGTGGAAGTATGTGCTGAAACTCCCCAGCAGACCCTCCAACAGTTCTGGAGTAATGTCATGACTGACATACAGAAGACTACAGCG GAGGACTTCAAAACCCAAGCGCTGCCCCTGGCCCGGATAAAGAAGATAATGAAGCTCGACGAGGAAGTCAAGATGATATCAGCCGAAGCGCCCGTGCTGTTCGCCAAGGCTGCGGAGATCTTCATACACGAGCTAACGCTCAGGGCTTGGTCGCACACTGAGGACAATAAGAGGAGGACCTTACAG AGAAACGACATAGCAATGGCGATAACAAAATCTGACCAATTCGACTTCCTTATCGACATAGTTCCGCGGCACGAAGTGAAGCCGACCAAGGCCAGGGAAGACCCGCCGCGCGCCAACTCTATACCGGAACAG GTTCAGCAGCAGCCGGCGGCACTGACGAACCACACGGGACAGCCACAGATCGTCTTACAACCCTGCGCGCAAATCGTTCAG ACGAGCAACGCGTCCTCGAGCAGCACCGTCGGCCAAGGCCAGGTGACGCTGATGCAGCAAGTGCTGACTCCGTCTGGGGAACTACAGCAATTGCCT ATCCAGCTGACCCAAGCGCAGCTGAACATGATCCGGCTGCAGGTGCAGAACAACCCGTCGCAGCCCATCATCATACAGGCCCAGCCGCAGCAGTCGCCGCAGATCATACAG GTGTCGTCACAAGCGCAACACCAGCCGCAGCAGCAAGTGTTCTTGGCACAGGTGGCCTCCAGCCAGGAGGACTCGTAG
- the LOC128679676 gene encoding zinc finger protein ubi-d4-like isoform X4 yields MAAAEIQIVNPSNLAKIESFLNDPSYKEIIENSSTFNSRLCAERRMRMPFIDTQTGVAQSHCNLFMTRKQRMPGLREGQVYSYPAQRWRKSRRQYLTMSSTRWGWSGADNLADNTGEGENSSGVPGDALAGDDSRDGSQTAAKDDPKEWFYDEIAMDEMETGEEPEAESDEDYFDDTYANRRKRRGGATPSGPGSRGGRVRKSQPDDGTPKRGRAGRGRKRAAQSTLPYEVPGDSEKPFGCERLAAAAAASAAPPPARRPSPPPRPASADTSSSDSAHAPLVPPGTAAAAAAAAAASAPPAPEAKEGEAKVSPSPYCDFCLGDDRENKKTGTPEELVSCSDCGRSGKRGRGRPPRNGVRKPTKCYHIENRVCEHHRHLRDIKLNGVLEIQTSMSFSADDFDNFAMKTKLLNDEYVEYPMSPPSSRQSPVI; encoded by the exons ATGGCGGCTGCCGAAATTCAGATAGTAAATCCTTCTAATTTAGCTAAAATCGAGAG TTTTCTAAATGATCCTAGTTACAAAGAAATCATTGAGAATTCCTCTACGTTTAATTCAAGATTATGTGCAGAAAGGAGGATGCGAATGCCTTTTATCGATACCCAAACCG GTGTCGCACAAAGTCATTGCAACTTATTCATGACCAGAAAACAGCGCATGCCTGGTCTTCGAGAGGGCCAGGTCTATTCATATCCAGCGCAAAG ATGGCGCAAATCCCGGCGACAATACCTCACAATGTCTTCTACCCGGTGGGGCTGGAGTGGGGCTGACAACCTTGCAGATAACACTGGAGAGGGTGAGAACAGCTCTGGAGTGCCCGGAGACGCCCTGGCTGGTGATGACAGCCGGGACGGATCTCAGACTGCGGCTAAAGATGACCCTAAG GAATGGTTCTACGACGAAATAGCAATGGACGAGATGGAAACAGGGGAAGAACCCGAAGCCGAGTCCGACGAGGACTACTTCGATGATACTTACGCGAACCGGCGCAAGCGACGAGGCGGGGCCACTCCGTCCGGGCCCGGATCCAGAGGGGGCCGGGTCAGAAAGTCGCAGCCTGATGATGGCACTCCTAAGAGGGGCCGAGCG GGTCGCGGACGCAAGCGCGCAGCTCAAAGCACACTCCCGTACGAGGTTCCCGGCGACTCGGAGAAGCCATTTGGTTGCGAAC GTCTAGCCGCAGCCGCAGCGGCGAGCGCGGCCCCTCCCCCCGCGCGGCGGCCCTCGCCCCCGCCGCGGCCCGCGTCCGCCGACACCTCGTCATCAGACTCTGCGCACGCGCCGCTAGTGCCGCCCGgcaccgccgccgccgccgccgccgctgccgCCGCTAGCGCACCGCCCGCGCCTGAAGCTAAAGAGGGGGAAGCCAAG GTCTCGCCGTCACCCTACTGCGACTTCTGTCTCGGCGACGACCGTGAGAACAAGAAAACGGGCACACCCGAAGAATTGGTCAGCTGTTCCGACTGCGGCAGATCAGGTAAGCGAGGCAGAGGCCGACCGCCGCGCAACGGGGTTCGGAAGCCGACCAAATGCTATCACATCGAAAACCGCGTCTGCGAACACCATAGACACCTCAGGGATATAAAACTGAATGGTGTTTTAGAAATACAAACGTCTATGTCCTTCTCGGCGGACGATTTCGACAATTTTGCGATGAAAACGAAGCTGTTGAATGATGAGTATGTGGAGTATCCGATGTCGCCGCCGTCGTCGCGCCAAAGTCCTGTCATTTAG
- the LOC128679676 gene encoding zinc finger protein ubi-d4-like isoform X3, whose amino-acid sequence MAAAEIQIVNPSNLAKIESFLNDPSYKEIIENSSTFNSRLCAERRMRMPFIDTQTGVAQSHCNLFMTRKQRMPGLREGQVYSYPAQRWRKSRRQYLTMSSTRWGWSGADNLADNTGEGENSSGVPGDALAGDDSRDGSQTAAKDDPKEWFYDEIAMDEMETGEEPEAESDEDYFDDTYANRRKRRGGATPSGPGSRGGRVRKSQPDDGTPKRGRAGRGRKRAAQSTLPYEVPGDSEKPFGCELCGAKYKTRAGLIYHFTHTHKDPPPGSSAPAAGSDGDSRDSRPGAHTPPQPVAQAQPATEYQDSLAAAAAASAAPPPARRPSPPPRPASADTSSSDSAHAPLVPPGTAAAAAAAAAASAPPAPEAKEGEAKVSPSPYCDFCLGDDRENKKTGTPEELVSCSDCGRSGKRGRGRPPRNGVRKPTKCYHIENRVCEHHRHLRDIKLNGVLEIQTSMSFSADDFDNFAMKTKLLNDEYVEYPMSPPSSRQSPVI is encoded by the exons ATGGCGGCTGCCGAAATTCAGATAGTAAATCCTTCTAATTTAGCTAAAATCGAGAG TTTTCTAAATGATCCTAGTTACAAAGAAATCATTGAGAATTCCTCTACGTTTAATTCAAGATTATGTGCAGAAAGGAGGATGCGAATGCCTTTTATCGATACCCAAACCG GTGTCGCACAAAGTCATTGCAACTTATTCATGACCAGAAAACAGCGCATGCCTGGTCTTCGAGAGGGCCAGGTCTATTCATATCCAGCGCAAAG ATGGCGCAAATCCCGGCGACAATACCTCACAATGTCTTCTACCCGGTGGGGCTGGAGTGGGGCTGACAACCTTGCAGATAACACTGGAGAGGGTGAGAACAGCTCTGGAGTGCCCGGAGACGCCCTGGCTGGTGATGACAGCCGGGACGGATCTCAGACTGCGGCTAAAGATGACCCTAAG GAATGGTTCTACGACGAAATAGCAATGGACGAGATGGAAACAGGGGAAGAACCCGAAGCCGAGTCCGACGAGGACTACTTCGATGATACTTACGCGAACCGGCGCAAGCGACGAGGCGGGGCCACTCCGTCCGGGCCCGGATCCAGAGGGGGCCGGGTCAGAAAGTCGCAGCCTGATGATGGCACTCCTAAGAGGGGCCGAGCG GGTCGCGGACGCAAGCGCGCAGCTCAAAGCACACTCCCGTACGAGGTTCCCGGCGACTCGGAGAAGCCATTTGGTTGCGAAC TTTGCGGCGCTAAATACAAAACGCGGGCAGGGCTTATCTACCACTTCACGCACACTCACAAGGACCCCCCGCCCGGGTCCTCGGCCCCGGCCGCGGGCAGCGACGGGGACTCCCGGGACAGCCGCCCCGGGGCCCACACCCCGCCCCAGCCGGTGGCCCAGGCCCAGCCCGCGACCGAGTACCAAGATA GTCTAGCCGCAGCCGCAGCGGCGAGCGCGGCCCCTCCCCCCGCGCGGCGGCCCTCGCCCCCGCCGCGGCCCGCGTCCGCCGACACCTCGTCATCAGACTCTGCGCACGCGCCGCTAGTGCCGCCCGgcaccgccgccgccgccgccgccgctgccgCCGCTAGCGCACCGCCCGCGCCTGAAGCTAAAGAGGGGGAAGCCAAG GTCTCGCCGTCACCCTACTGCGACTTCTGTCTCGGCGACGACCGTGAGAACAAGAAAACGGGCACACCCGAAGAATTGGTCAGCTGTTCCGACTGCGGCAGATCAGGTAAGCGAGGCAGAGGCCGACCGCCGCGCAACGGGGTTCGGAAGCCGACCAAATGCTATCACATCGAAAACCGCGTCTGCGAACACCATAGACACCTCAGGGATATAAAACTGAATGGTGTTTTAGAAATACAAACGTCTATGTCCTTCTCGGCGGACGATTTCGACAATTTTGCGATGAAAACGAAGCTGTTGAATGATGAGTATGTGGAGTATCCGATGTCGCCGCCGTCGTCGCGCCAAAGTCCTGTCATTTAG
- the LOC128679676 gene encoding zinc finger protein ubi-d4-like isoform X1 — translation MAAAEIQIVNPSNLAKIESFLNDPSYKEIIENSSTFNSRLCAERRMRMPFIDTQTGVAQSHCNLFMTRKQRMPGLREGQVYSYPAQRWRKSRRQYLTMSSTRWGWSGADNLADNTGEGENSSGVPGDALAGDDSRDGSQTAAKDDPKEWFYDEIAMDEMETGEEPEAESDEDYFDDTYANRRKRRGGATPSGPGSRGGRVRKSQPDDGTPKRGRAGRGRKRAAQSTLPYEVPGDSEKPFGCELCGAKYKTRAGLIYHFTHTHKDPPPGSSAPAAGSDGDSRDSRPGAHTPPQPVAQAQPATEYQDSYVTFLNNPGVGTGLAAAAAASAAPPPARRPSPPPRPASADTSSSDSAHAPLVPPGTAAAAAAAAAASAPPAPEAKEGEAKVSPSPYCDFCLGDDRENKKTGTPEELVSCSDCGRSGKRGRGRPPRNGVRKPTKCYHIENRVCEHHRHLRDIKLNGVLEIQTSMSFSADDFDNFAMKTKLLNDEYVEYPMSPPSSRQSPVI, via the exons ATGGCGGCTGCCGAAATTCAGATAGTAAATCCTTCTAATTTAGCTAAAATCGAGAG TTTTCTAAATGATCCTAGTTACAAAGAAATCATTGAGAATTCCTCTACGTTTAATTCAAGATTATGTGCAGAAAGGAGGATGCGAATGCCTTTTATCGATACCCAAACCG GTGTCGCACAAAGTCATTGCAACTTATTCATGACCAGAAAACAGCGCATGCCTGGTCTTCGAGAGGGCCAGGTCTATTCATATCCAGCGCAAAG ATGGCGCAAATCCCGGCGACAATACCTCACAATGTCTTCTACCCGGTGGGGCTGGAGTGGGGCTGACAACCTTGCAGATAACACTGGAGAGGGTGAGAACAGCTCTGGAGTGCCCGGAGACGCCCTGGCTGGTGATGACAGCCGGGACGGATCTCAGACTGCGGCTAAAGATGACCCTAAG GAATGGTTCTACGACGAAATAGCAATGGACGAGATGGAAACAGGGGAAGAACCCGAAGCCGAGTCCGACGAGGACTACTTCGATGATACTTACGCGAACCGGCGCAAGCGACGAGGCGGGGCCACTCCGTCCGGGCCCGGATCCAGAGGGGGCCGGGTCAGAAAGTCGCAGCCTGATGATGGCACTCCTAAGAGGGGCCGAGCG GGTCGCGGACGCAAGCGCGCAGCTCAAAGCACACTCCCGTACGAGGTTCCCGGCGACTCGGAGAAGCCATTTGGTTGCGAAC TTTGCGGCGCTAAATACAAAACGCGGGCAGGGCTTATCTACCACTTCACGCACACTCACAAGGACCCCCCGCCCGGGTCCTCGGCCCCGGCCGCGGGCAGCGACGGGGACTCCCGGGACAGCCGCCCCGGGGCCCACACCCCGCCCCAGCCGGTGGCCCAGGCCCAGCCCGCGACCGAGTACCAAGATAGTTACGTCACCTTTCTGAATAACCCTGGTGTCGGCACAG GTCTAGCCGCAGCCGCAGCGGCGAGCGCGGCCCCTCCCCCCGCGCGGCGGCCCTCGCCCCCGCCGCGGCCCGCGTCCGCCGACACCTCGTCATCAGACTCTGCGCACGCGCCGCTAGTGCCGCCCGgcaccgccgccgccgccgccgccgctgccgCCGCTAGCGCACCGCCCGCGCCTGAAGCTAAAGAGGGGGAAGCCAAG GTCTCGCCGTCACCCTACTGCGACTTCTGTCTCGGCGACGACCGTGAGAACAAGAAAACGGGCACACCCGAAGAATTGGTCAGCTGTTCCGACTGCGGCAGATCAGGTAAGCGAGGCAGAGGCCGACCGCCGCGCAACGGGGTTCGGAAGCCGACCAAATGCTATCACATCGAAAACCGCGTCTGCGAACACCATAGACACCTCAGGGATATAAAACTGAATGGTGTTTTAGAAATACAAACGTCTATGTCCTTCTCGGCGGACGATTTCGACAATTTTGCGATGAAAACGAAGCTGTTGAATGATGAGTATGTGGAGTATCCGATGTCGCCGCCGTCGTCGCGCCAAAGTCCTGTCATTTAG
- the LOC128679676 gene encoding zinc finger protein ubi-d4-like isoform X2, with amino-acid sequence MAAAEIQIVNPSNLAKIESFLNDPSYKEIIENSSTFNSRLCAERRMRMPFIDTQTGVAQSHCNLFMTRKQRMPGLREGQVYSYPAQRWRKSRRQYLTMSSTRWGWSGADNLADNTGEGENSSGVPGDALAGDDSRDGSQTAAKDDPKEWFYDEIAMDEMETGEEPEAESDEDYFDDTYANRRKRRGGATPSGPGSRGGRVRKSQPDDGTPKRGRAGRGRKRAAQSTLPYEVPGDSEKPFGCELCGAKYKTRAGLIYHFTHTHKDPPPGSSAPAAGSDGDSRDSRPGAHTPPQPVAQAQPATEYQDSYVTFLNNPGVGTGLAAAAAASAAPPPARRPSPPPRPASADTSSSDSAHAPLVPPGTAAAAAAAAAASAPPAPEAKEGEAKVSPSPYCDFCLGDDRENKKTGTPEELVSCSDCGRSGHPTCLQFTANMIVSVRKYRWQCIECKCCSVCGTSDNDDQLLFCDDCDRGYHMYCLAPPLESPPEGSWSCALCIKQFHTK; translated from the exons ATGGCGGCTGCCGAAATTCAGATAGTAAATCCTTCTAATTTAGCTAAAATCGAGAG TTTTCTAAATGATCCTAGTTACAAAGAAATCATTGAGAATTCCTCTACGTTTAATTCAAGATTATGTGCAGAAAGGAGGATGCGAATGCCTTTTATCGATACCCAAACCG GTGTCGCACAAAGTCATTGCAACTTATTCATGACCAGAAAACAGCGCATGCCTGGTCTTCGAGAGGGCCAGGTCTATTCATATCCAGCGCAAAG ATGGCGCAAATCCCGGCGACAATACCTCACAATGTCTTCTACCCGGTGGGGCTGGAGTGGGGCTGACAACCTTGCAGATAACACTGGAGAGGGTGAGAACAGCTCTGGAGTGCCCGGAGACGCCCTGGCTGGTGATGACAGCCGGGACGGATCTCAGACTGCGGCTAAAGATGACCCTAAG GAATGGTTCTACGACGAAATAGCAATGGACGAGATGGAAACAGGGGAAGAACCCGAAGCCGAGTCCGACGAGGACTACTTCGATGATACTTACGCGAACCGGCGCAAGCGACGAGGCGGGGCCACTCCGTCCGGGCCCGGATCCAGAGGGGGCCGGGTCAGAAAGTCGCAGCCTGATGATGGCACTCCTAAGAGGGGCCGAGCG GGTCGCGGACGCAAGCGCGCAGCTCAAAGCACACTCCCGTACGAGGTTCCCGGCGACTCGGAGAAGCCATTTGGTTGCGAAC TTTGCGGCGCTAAATACAAAACGCGGGCAGGGCTTATCTACCACTTCACGCACACTCACAAGGACCCCCCGCCCGGGTCCTCGGCCCCGGCCGCGGGCAGCGACGGGGACTCCCGGGACAGCCGCCCCGGGGCCCACACCCCGCCCCAGCCGGTGGCCCAGGCCCAGCCCGCGACCGAGTACCAAGATAGTTACGTCACCTTTCTGAATAACCCTGGTGTCGGCACAG GTCTAGCCGCAGCCGCAGCGGCGAGCGCGGCCCCTCCCCCCGCGCGGCGGCCCTCGCCCCCGCCGCGGCCCGCGTCCGCCGACACCTCGTCATCAGACTCTGCGCACGCGCCGCTAGTGCCGCCCGgcaccgccgccgccgccgccgccgctgccgCCGCTAGCGCACCGCCCGCGCCTGAAGCTAAAGAGGGGGAAGCCAAG GTCTCGCCGTCACCCTACTGCGACTTCTGTCTCGGCGACGACCGTGAGAACAAGAAAACGGGCACACCCGAAGAATTGGTCAGCTGTTCCGACTGCGGCAGATCAG GTCACCCAACTTGCCTGCAGTTCACAGCCAATATGATAGTGTCTGTGCGCAAATACCGCTGGCAGTGTATCGAGTGCAAATGCTGTTCAGTTTGCGGCACAAGCGATAACGAT GACCAGCTGTTGTTCTGCGACGACTGCGACCGCGGCTACCACATGTACTGCCTGGCGCCTCCGCTGGAGAGTCCGCCCGAGGGCTCGTGGTCGTGTGCGCTGTGCATCAAACAGTTCCACACCAAATGA